A region from the Algoriphagus machipongonensis genome encodes:
- the bshA gene encoding N-acetyl-alpha-D-glucosaminyl L-malate synthase BshA — translation MKIGIVCYPTFGGSGVVATELGKGLAKIGHEVHFITYRQPTRLDFFSENLFYHEVDIKSYPLFEHAPYELALASKMVSVVKYEELDLLHVHYAIPHASAAYMAKQILKEEGIQIPVVTTLHGTDITLVGKDPSYEPVVTFSINQSDGVTAVSEDLRKETFQHFDIKRDIHVIPNFIDLERFKKQKKEHFKLAICPQGEKLLVHTSNFRKVKRVEDVIRVFYEVRKEIPVKLLLVGDGPERDKMERLCRELGTCDDVRFLGKLEAVEEVLSVADLFMMPSEKESFGLAALEAMACEVPILSSDAGGIPELNISGETGFVCQIGDVQDMKEKALFILDDNNLPIFKRKALARAKEFDISAILPLYVSYYQKTIESTLAQI, via the coding sequence ATGAAAATAGGCATTGTTTGTTACCCTACATTTGGGGGTAGCGGAGTAGTAGCGACAGAACTGGGAAAAGGTCTCGCAAAAATTGGGCATGAGGTACATTTCATCACGTACAGGCAACCCACTAGATTAGATTTCTTTAGCGAGAATCTATTTTACCATGAGGTAGACATAAAAAGTTATCCCTTATTTGAGCATGCCCCATACGAATTGGCATTAGCTAGTAAGATGGTTTCAGTGGTGAAATATGAGGAATTAGATCTACTGCATGTGCATTATGCTATTCCACATGCCTCTGCAGCCTATATGGCCAAACAAATATTAAAAGAGGAAGGGATTCAAATTCCCGTCGTGACTACCCTTCATGGTACAGATATCACCTTAGTAGGGAAAGATCCTAGCTATGAGCCAGTAGTGACTTTCAGTATCAATCAATCGGATGGTGTTACTGCAGTTTCTGAGGATTTAAGAAAAGAGACTTTTCAGCATTTCGATATCAAAAGAGACATTCATGTCATTCCCAATTTTATTGATTTAGAGCGCTTCAAAAAGCAAAAGAAGGAACATTTTAAACTAGCTATTTGCCCACAGGGAGAAAAGCTGTTAGTTCACACATCTAATTTCAGGAAAGTCAAGCGAGTAGAAGATGTTATTCGGGTTTTCTATGAGGTTAGGAAGGAAATTCCAGTTAAATTACTACTTGTAGGTGATGGCCCTGAAAGAGATAAGATGGAGCGTCTTTGTCGTGAACTTGGTACCTGCGATGATGTGAGGTTTCTAGGTAAATTAGAAGCTGTGGAGGAAGTGCTTTCCGTAGCAGATTTGTTTATGATGCCTTCTGAGAAAGAAAGTTTTGGGCTTGCGGCATTAGAAGCCATGGCATGCGAGGTGCCTATTTTATCCTCAGATGCCGGTGGGATTCCTGAGCTAAACATCAGCGGAGAAACGGGATTTGTTTGCCAAATCGGGGATGTTCAGGATATGAAAGAAAAAGCATTGTTTATTTTGGACGATAATAATCTCCCAATATTTAAGAGAAAAGCCTTAGCAAGAGCCAAGGAATTTGATATTTCCGCAATTTTACCTTTATATGTGTCTTATTATCAGAAGACAATAGAGAGCACTTTAGCACAGATTTGA
- a CDS encoding APC family permease — translation MNQKPKIKLLEAMSIGIGGMVGGGIFAVLGLAVSLSKGATPIAFLVAGIIALITSYSYVHLSLTFPDRGGTVKFINEGFGKTVFSGGVNNLLWVSYIIMLSLYASAFGSYAPNLFSITGDQNLDSHIYSSAVIILATIINYYSVKVVGEIESFAVFVKLLILIGFVGIGFYGLFGNENLSQLSPDQWENTFQILGGGMVIFVAYEGFELIANAAPDIDSPKKNIPRAFYYSIGFVILLYVTIAIVTVGSLPFSEIAKAEDYVLAEAAKPMLGKIGFTIITIAALISTFSAINASLYGGSRVSYEIAEDDELPHALTFQLWNQPVGLLITAILTLLMCNTVELESISISGSIGFLMIFAFVNFSGFKLSDQTSGNKIIPLIGFILCSLATITLIYQQLQSNKTGIIIAGSIVFTCFIIEGVYKKSKSYRRKYPEGK, via the coding sequence TTGAATCAAAAACCGAAAATAAAACTGCTGGAAGCCATGTCCATAGGAATAGGCGGTATGGTGGGTGGAGGAATCTTTGCGGTTTTGGGCTTAGCAGTCTCTCTATCAAAAGGAGCCACCCCTATTGCTTTTTTAGTGGCAGGGATAATAGCATTGATTACCTCCTACAGCTATGTACATTTATCTCTTACTTTTCCGGATAGAGGAGGAACTGTCAAGTTTATTAATGAAGGCTTTGGGAAAACGGTCTTTAGCGGCGGAGTAAACAATCTTTTATGGGTGAGTTACATCATTATGCTTTCCTTATATGCATCAGCATTTGGCTCATATGCACCTAATTTATTTTCGATTACAGGAGATCAAAATTTAGACTCCCATATCTATTCAAGCGCAGTGATTATCCTCGCCACTATTATCAATTACTATAGCGTTAAGGTGGTGGGTGAAATTGAATCTTTTGCAGTATTTGTCAAATTACTGATACTTATTGGCTTTGTTGGAATTGGCTTTTATGGCCTTTTTGGAAACGAAAACCTATCCCAACTTTCACCTGATCAATGGGAAAACACTTTTCAAATTCTCGGTGGGGGAATGGTGATTTTCGTTGCTTATGAGGGCTTTGAATTGATAGCAAATGCCGCCCCTGACATCGATTCACCTAAAAAGAATATTCCCAGAGCTTTTTATTATTCAATTGGCTTCGTCATCCTTTTATATGTCACCATTGCAATAGTTACTGTAGGGTCATTGCCTTTTTCTGAAATTGCGAAAGCCGAAGATTACGTTTTAGCTGAGGCTGCTAAACCCATGTTAGGTAAAATAGGCTTCACCATCATAACCATTGCAGCTTTGATTTCCACTTTTTCTGCCATAAATGCCTCCCTTTACGGGGGAAGCCGAGTGAGTTATGAGATTGCAGAAGATGATGAACTTCCACATGCTTTGACTTTCCAGTTATGGAATCAACCGGTGGGATTATTAATCACCGCAATACTGACTCTCCTTATGTGTAATACGGTGGAATTGGAAAGCATTTCCATATCAGGCAGCATAGGATTCCTCATGATATTTGCTTTCGTCAATTTCTCAGGCTTTAAACTATCTGATCAAACATCCGGAAATAAAATCATCCCATTGATCGGTTTTATCCTTTGTTCCTTAGCCACGATTACATTGATTTACCAACAGCTTCAATCGAATAAAACAGGGATAATTATCGCTGGCTCCATTGTATTCACATGTTTTATAATCGAGGGAGTCTACAAAAAATCAAAGTCCTATCGAAGGAAATATCCTGAAGGAAAGTAG
- a CDS encoding outer membrane beta-barrel protein — protein sequence MKKVILLLIACMAFSTFASAQTQGDSRVHVLGSYGLRYKYFGVGGGVEYFFIDQFAIMPSYTKIFPNVGKESNFSADLRYYVSTGSSQLYFMAGYSQNWENTNPDGAGTRRTVKGANVGVGAYISLTDWVGLSTEFKVQSQHPREPGFRFGFAFPL from the coding sequence ATGAAAAAAGTAATCCTTTTGCTGATAGCCTGTATGGCTTTTTCAACTTTTGCTTCCGCTCAAACCCAAGGTGATAGTAGGGTGCATGTTTTAGGCTCTTATGGCTTGAGGTATAAATACTTTGGCGTTGGAGGAGGGGTCGAATATTTTTTCATCGACCAATTTGCTATCATGCCAAGCTATACCAAGATTTTTCCGAATGTTGGTAAGGAAAGTAATTTCAGTGCCGATTTACGCTATTATGTTTCTACAGGAAGCTCTCAGCTTTATTTTATGGCAGGATACAGCCAAAACTGGGAGAATACTAATCCTGATGGGGCCGGAACGAGACGAACGGTCAAAGGTGCTAATGTAGGGGTTGGAGCCTACATTTCTTTGACTGATTGGGTAGGGTTAAGTACCGAGTTTAAAGTACAAAGTCAACATCCCCGAGAGCCAGGTTTTCGGTTTGGATTTGCCTTTCCTCTGTGA
- a CDS encoding glycoside hydrolase family 3 N-terminal domain-containing protein has translation MGMKLWRVLTVGFIAILFSSGRSDRMVAVEDPLLSEDVNRQISWVDSVFQNLTFDERLGQLFMVAAYSNKDQRHVNEISELVKNENLGGLIFFQGGPDRQARLTNYYQAQSKTPLFIAMDAEWGISMRLDSIPDFPKAMTLGAVQDTDLIYQMGTEMARQFKELGMHINFAPVVDVNSNPDNPVIGYRAFGENKKLVAQRAVSYMKGLQDHGVIANAKHFPGHGDTEVDSHYSLPVIKNPEQRIWDVDLYPYQELFRENLMSVMVAHLNIPSLDSRADMATSLSKKVVTDLLQNRMNFQGLIFTDALNMRGVANTNSPGEVDLKALLAGNDILLYSQDVPKAKAMIKSAVEDGVISESEIDRRVKKVLKAKYWAGLNDYHPINTKDLVKRLNTPETGEIIEELYADAMTVAVNKDDLIPFRQLDMKKFASLTIGDDGEEFQKYLSKYTEFEHFSIKKAADQSTHYNIMKKLEDYDVVVVGLMGISNSPRRKFGIAPADVDLLRDLSKRQNVVVSLFGNAYGAQYLEGLDHLVFAYENNDMTQELVPQVLFGGRPAQGILPVTVSDQFSQGVGGYLQGSNRLSYGSPESEGLDSKILDQIDEVAEKAIQMQATPGANVLVVKNGKVVFERSYGTLEYKNSPKVNSETVYDLASITKVLATTQAVMFLESRGELDMNKTLGDYVPELKGTNKANLVLKDVMTHEAGLVAYIPHYVKTVQNGMWRGDYYKPKGEAGFTRPVSNDMFARDDLRDSIWHWTVKSKLQRKSGSRYKYVYSDLTMYLMQAVVENIVNQPLNEFLDQNFYAPLGLNTLTFLPYEKMPLDNIAPTEDDVAFRKRLVRGYVHDPGAAMFGGVAGHAGLFGTANDLAVMMQMMLNKGSYGDVALIKPETVEAFTKRQSKVSRRGWGWDKPEVDMGKGGSAGDLAPKSTFGHTGFTGTCVWADPENDLIYVFLSNRVYPDATNTKLLREGIRTDIHDIIYQAMGKK, from the coding sequence ATGGGCATGAAGCTTTGGAGGGTTTTGACCGTTGGATTTATAGCAATTTTATTTTCTTCTGGAAGGTCAGATAGGATGGTGGCCGTTGAGGATCCATTACTTAGTGAGGATGTAAATAGACAAATTAGTTGGGTAGATTCTGTTTTTCAAAATCTTACATTTGACGAGCGACTGGGACAACTTTTTATGGTGGCTGCCTACTCCAATAAAGACCAGCGGCATGTCAATGAAATTTCTGAGTTGGTAAAGAATGAAAATCTGGGAGGCTTAATTTTTTTCCAAGGAGGGCCAGATCGACAAGCTCGTCTAACCAATTATTATCAAGCACAATCAAAAACACCTCTTTTCATAGCGATGGATGCCGAATGGGGTATCAGCATGCGTCTCGATTCTATACCTGATTTTCCAAAAGCAATGACTTTGGGGGCAGTTCAGGATACAGATTTGATCTATCAGATGGGGACCGAAATGGCCAGGCAATTTAAAGAACTGGGCATGCATATCAATTTCGCTCCTGTGGTAGATGTCAATTCTAATCCAGATAATCCAGTGATTGGGTACAGAGCTTTTGGAGAAAACAAAAAATTGGTGGCACAGAGAGCTGTTTCTTATATGAAAGGGCTTCAAGACCATGGGGTAATTGCCAATGCCAAGCATTTCCCTGGTCATGGAGATACTGAGGTGGATAGCCACTATTCTTTACCGGTCATTAAAAATCCTGAACAGAGAATTTGGGATGTGGATCTTTATCCTTACCAAGAACTTTTCAGAGAAAACCTGATGTCTGTGATGGTAGCGCATCTCAATATCCCCAGTCTGGATTCCCGTGCCGACATGGCCACAAGTCTTTCCAAGAAAGTGGTGACAGATTTACTTCAAAATAGGATGAATTTCCAAGGCTTGATTTTTACCGATGCTTTGAATATGCGAGGAGTAGCTAATACCAATTCCCCAGGTGAGGTGGATCTAAAAGCATTGCTTGCGGGAAATGATATCCTTCTCTATTCACAAGATGTGCCGAAAGCCAAGGCAATGATCAAAAGCGCAGTAGAAGACGGTGTCATCTCTGAATCCGAAATTGACAGAAGAGTCAAAAAGGTATTGAAAGCTAAATATTGGGCTGGGTTAAATGATTATCACCCCATCAATACCAAGGATCTTGTCAAAAGATTGAATACTCCAGAAACGGGTGAAATTATAGAAGAGCTTTATGCTGATGCTATGACTGTGGCTGTCAATAAGGATGATTTAATTCCTTTCAGACAGCTTGACATGAAGAAATTCGCCAGCTTGACTATTGGGGATGATGGAGAGGAATTCCAAAAGTACCTATCAAAATACACGGAGTTTGAGCATTTTTCTATCAAGAAGGCTGCAGACCAAAGCACACATTACAACATCATGAAAAAGTTGGAAGACTATGATGTAGTGGTGGTAGGCTTAATGGGTATTTCCAATAGTCCAAGGAGGAAATTCGGAATTGCTCCCGCAGATGTGGACTTGCTAAGAGATTTAAGTAAGAGGCAAAATGTAGTCGTTTCCTTATTTGGCAATGCTTATGGGGCCCAATATTTAGAAGGGCTGGATCATTTGGTCTTTGCTTATGAAAATAATGATATGACCCAAGAGCTTGTTCCTCAGGTTTTATTCGGAGGCAGACCTGCTCAGGGGATTTTGCCGGTAACTGTAAGTGATCAATTCTCTCAAGGAGTAGGAGGCTATTTGCAGGGATCGAATAGGTTGTCTTATGGGAGTCCGGAAAGTGAGGGCCTAGACAGTAAAATCCTTGACCAAATAGATGAGGTGGCAGAAAAAGCAATCCAAATGCAGGCTACCCCTGGAGCCAATGTGCTAGTTGTCAAAAATGGTAAAGTTGTTTTTGAACGTTCGTATGGAACTTTAGAGTATAAAAATAGTCCCAAGGTAAATTCAGAAACCGTTTATGATTTAGCCTCTATCACCAAGGTCCTAGCGACTACCCAAGCAGTCATGTTTTTGGAAAGTCGAGGGGAATTGGACATGAATAAAACGCTGGGTGATTACGTCCCAGAATTAAAGGGTACCAATAAAGCCAATTTGGTTTTAAAAGATGTAATGACTCATGAGGCAGGCTTAGTTGCTTATATTCCACATTATGTCAAGACTGTTCAAAACGGCATGTGGAGAGGTGATTATTACAAGCCTAAAGGTGAGGCTGGCTTTACTAGACCAGTTTCTAATGATATGTTTGCCAGAGATGATTTAAGAGACAGCATTTGGCACTGGACTGTGAAATCAAAGTTGCAGAGAAAAAGTGGAAGTCGATATAAATATGTTTATTCAGACCTTACCATGTATCTGATGCAGGCGGTGGTAGAAAACATAGTAAATCAGCCATTAAATGAATTTTTGGATCAAAACTTCTATGCTCCTTTAGGCTTAAATACCTTGACATTCCTACCTTATGAAAAAATGCCTTTAGATAACATTGCTCCTACGGAAGATGATGTGGCATTTAGAAAAAGATTGGTTCGAGGCTATGTTCATGACCCGGGAGCAGCCATGTTTGGTGGCGTAGCTGGGCATGCTGGTTTGTTTGGAACGGCGAATGATCTGGCGGTCATGATGCAAATGATGCTCAACAAAGGGAGTTATGGGGATGTAGCTTTAATCAAGCCAGAGACAGTGGAGGCATTTACAAAAAGGCAATCTAAAGTGAGTAGACGTGGCTGGGGTTGGGATAAGCCTGAAGTCGATATGGGGAAAGGTGGCTCTGCAGGAGATTTAGCTCCAAAAAGCACTTTTGGCCATACTGGATTTACTGGAACCTGTGTTTGGGCAGACCCTGAAAATGATCTCATCTATGTTTTTCTTTCCAATCGCGTTTACCCAGATGCCACTAATACCAAGTTATTAAGAGAAGGAATCCGAACAGACATTCACGATATTATCTACCAAGCAATGGGTAAAAAGTAA
- a CDS encoding rhomboid family intramembrane serine protease, which yields MFRNITPVVQNLLLINVVMYLVSAFLFPQLGDLFALYYINSPYFQPFQFLTYMFMHAGFWHLFSNMFGLLIFGPLLEQFLGPKKLLILWMVCGVGSGVLYSGYTSYRMVNLQDKVATFQADPDPETFNKIVVENRGYFDRAIFDFIDDYSRNPNDQVKIQRASQTLDAILEIQGNVPMVGASGALFGILIAFAMLFPNTQLFLLFPPMPVKAKYLVLFYGLYTVYNVLVNNPTDNVAHFAHLGGLIIGGILVYFWKKDRNSFY from the coding sequence ATGTTTAGAAATATCACTCCTGTAGTACAAAATCTTCTATTGATCAATGTGGTCATGTATTTGGTTTCAGCCTTCTTGTTCCCTCAGCTTGGGGACTTGTTTGCTCTTTACTACATCAATAGCCCCTACTTTCAGCCATTTCAGTTTTTGACCTATATGTTTATGCATGCCGGATTTTGGCATCTATTCAGCAATATGTTTGGTCTCTTAATATTTGGCCCTTTACTGGAACAATTTCTTGGGCCTAAAAAGCTATTGATCCTATGGATGGTTTGTGGTGTAGGCTCAGGAGTATTGTATTCGGGCTATACTTCCTATAGAATGGTAAACCTTCAGGATAAAGTAGCCACGTTCCAAGCCGATCCAGACCCAGAAACTTTCAATAAGATTGTTGTCGAAAACAGAGGTTACTTTGATCGGGCTATTTTTGATTTTATTGATGATTATAGCCGAAACCCAAATGATCAAGTGAAAATTCAAAGAGCTAGTCAAACGCTGGATGCTATTTTGGAAATTCAGGGGAATGTCCCCATGGTAGGAGCTTCTGGAGCGCTATTTGGTATTTTGATTGCCTTCGCCATGCTCTTTCCCAACACACAATTATTTCTGCTTTTCCCTCCAATGCCGGTAAAAGCTAAATATCTGGTACTTTTCTATGGACTTTACACCGTTTATAACGTATTGGTAAATAACCCTACTGACAATGTCGCTCATTTTGCACACTTGGGAGGTTTGATCATCGGAGGAATATTGGTTTATTTCTGGAAAAAAGACAGAAACAGTTTCTATTAA
- the mutL gene encoding DNA mismatch repair endonuclease MutL: protein MSDVIQLLPDAIANQIAAGEVVQRPASALKELLENSIDSGATKIQVVVKDAGKQLIQVIDNGKGMSPTDARMSFERHATSKIRSSKDLFSIRTFGFRGEALASIAAVAQVELKTKPANADLGTLIQIEGSEIKNQEPIAATEGTSVCMKNLFFNVPARRNFLKSNPVEMRHLVDEFQRVALSYPEISFSLYQQDLEMFNLLPGKLSQRIVGLFGKNYQGQLVPCEELTPHINIKGYIGKPENAKKTRGEQFFFVNNRYIKSSYLNHAVSNAFEGLIQSDQHPFYVLFLEIDPSHIDINVHPTKTEIKFDDERTVYAVIRSAVKQALGAHHVVPSLDFSFDVNYTENWDKNPEKKEQVDREYSYKSYNTPEFKKSSASGWEKLFEGNTPQKTQEQPRDENEEEPEVLTFPSRVNPEESQDFFPKISVEESTGTTFQVELSYIVAQLSTGMLILDQQIAHERILYERYTKQLNSAQGPSQQCLFPPTVVLSASDFALVMDILPELHSLGFMVSEFGKDTIIIQGVPADIQPKSEKDLFESLLEQFKNFKNELSIDKRENLARSLARKSSLKRGQKLTPQEMETLVGQLFACQNPNYGLSGNKTFVKLDLSSIHSFFGK from the coding sequence ATGAGTGATGTCATTCAGTTACTTCCTGATGCCATTGCCAACCAGATCGCCGCAGGGGAGGTAGTACAAAGACCCGCCTCTGCTCTTAAAGAGCTTTTAGAGAACTCTATTGATTCCGGAGCTACCAAAATCCAAGTGGTGGTAAAAGATGCTGGCAAACAATTGATTCAAGTTATTGATAATGGGAAAGGTATGTCTCCAACAGATGCGAGAATGAGCTTTGAGAGACATGCCACCTCAAAAATCCGTTCGAGTAAAGATCTTTTTTCTATCCGAACTTTCGGATTTCGAGGAGAAGCTTTAGCCTCTATTGCTGCCGTAGCCCAAGTGGAGTTAAAAACAAAGCCTGCAAATGCTGACCTTGGAACATTAATTCAAATTGAAGGTTCCGAAATCAAAAATCAGGAACCCATTGCAGCTACCGAAGGAACTTCAGTATGTATGAAAAATTTATTTTTCAACGTACCTGCCAGACGTAATTTTCTAAAATCGAATCCAGTAGAAATGCGTCATTTGGTGGATGAATTCCAACGAGTGGCTCTATCCTACCCTGAAATCTCTTTTTCCTTATATCAACAGGATCTGGAGATGTTTAATTTACTTCCAGGCAAACTTAGCCAGCGGATAGTAGGGTTATTTGGCAAAAACTACCAGGGTCAGTTAGTTCCATGCGAAGAATTAACCCCCCATATCAATATCAAGGGTTACATTGGAAAGCCGGAAAATGCCAAAAAGACCCGTGGGGAACAGTTTTTTTTCGTCAACAACCGGTACATAAAAAGTAGCTATTTAAACCATGCGGTTTCGAATGCTTTTGAAGGTTTAATTCAATCCGACCAACATCCTTTTTATGTGCTATTCCTAGAGATTGACCCTTCTCACATCGATATCAATGTCCACCCGACTAAGACGGAGATAAAGTTTGATGATGAGCGCACAGTATATGCTGTCATCAGATCTGCAGTAAAACAGGCTTTGGGAGCTCATCATGTAGTCCCTTCTTTAGACTTTTCCTTTGACGTGAATTATACAGAAAACTGGGATAAAAATCCTGAGAAAAAGGAACAGGTAGACCGCGAGTATAGCTACAAAAGCTATAATACTCCCGAGTTTAAAAAGTCAAGTGCTTCGGGATGGGAAAAGCTATTTGAAGGAAATACTCCCCAAAAAACCCAAGAGCAGCCAAGAGACGAGAATGAAGAAGAGCCTGAAGTATTGACTTTCCCAAGCCGAGTAAATCCGGAAGAGAGTCAGGATTTTTTCCCGAAAATTTCGGTTGAAGAATCTACCGGCACTACTTTCCAAGTAGAGCTTTCTTACATCGTCGCCCAACTATCCACGGGAATGTTGATCCTTGACCAGCAAATAGCACATGAGCGCATACTTTATGAACGCTATACCAAGCAATTAAACTCTGCCCAAGGCCCATCTCAGCAATGTCTCTTTCCTCCAACCGTAGTATTAAGCGCCTCAGATTTTGCCTTAGTCATGGATATTTTACCAGAGCTGCATAGCCTTGGCTTTATGGTTTCTGAGTTTGGGAAAGATACTATTATCATACAAGGTGTCCCTGCTGACATTCAACCTAAAAGTGAAAAAGACCTTTTTGAAAGCCTTTTGGAACAATTTAAAAACTTCAAAAACGAGCTTTCTATAGATAAAAGAGAAAATCTTGCACGGTCTTTGGCACGCAAATCATCCTTAAAAAGAGGACAAAAATTAACTCCACAAGAGATGGAAACCCTCGTTGGGCAACTTTTTGCCTGTCAAAATCCAAATTATGGACTTTCGGGGAACAAAACTTTCGTAAAATTGGATTTATCCAGCATCCACTCCTTCTTCGGAAAATAG
- a CDS encoding rhomboid family protein, with product MYGNFWENLRNAFRHNNNSLYKLIAINLIVFMVILVARVMLTITGYGDLYSAGLSHLMMPASLGKLATQPWSIFTYMFLHEGIFHILFNMLFLFWFGQLVHQFLGSRKLANLYVLGGLAGALFYLLIYNLAPYFRGAIDSSMMLGASAGVFAIVVGAATLSPNTTFFLILLGPVKIKYIAIFYVILSFANSAGANAGGELAHLGGALLGYFYIVELRRGIDLGVPVQKVGIFFENLFNKRQKVNVTYRRKPKTSSSFKPFSKPSTSKPVTKSSDEASQEEIDVILDKIAEKGYEALTKDEKRKLFEFSKK from the coding sequence ATGTACGGAAATTTTTGGGAAAATCTTAGGAACGCCTTTCGGCATAATAACAATAGCCTTTACAAGCTGATTGCTATCAATCTCATCGTCTTTATGGTGATTCTTGTGGCGCGTGTGATGCTCACAATCACGGGATATGGAGATCTCTATTCGGCAGGCCTTTCACACCTAATGATGCCTGCTTCTTTAGGTAAATTGGCTACCCAACCCTGGTCCATTTTCACCTATATGTTTTTGCATGAGGGTATTTTCCATATCCTCTTCAATATGCTTTTCCTATTTTGGTTTGGCCAGTTGGTACATCAGTTTTTGGGAAGTCGAAAATTAGCCAACCTATATGTATTGGGAGGTCTGGCAGGTGCTTTATTTTACCTGTTGATTTACAACTTGGCTCCCTATTTCAGAGGAGCTATTGACAGTTCCATGATGCTTGGAGCCAGTGCTGGGGTTTTCGCTATCGTCGTAGGAGCAGCAACGCTAAGTCCAAATACTACCTTCTTTTTGATACTTTTAGGCCCTGTAAAAATAAAATACATCGCCATATTTTATGTAATCTTGTCTTTTGCAAACTCTGCAGGAGCAAATGCCGGAGGAGAACTTGCACACTTGGGAGGAGCCTTATTAGGCTATTTCTATATCGTGGAATTGAGGAGGGGAATAGACCTTGGCGTGCCCGTTCAAAAAGTGGGGATTTTCTTTGAAAATCTATTTAATAAAAGGCAAAAGGTAAATGTCACTTATCGTAGAAAGCCAAAAACTTCCAGCAGCTTTAAGCCATTTTCTAAACCAAGCACATCGAAGCCAGTGACCAAGTCCTCTGATGAAGCTTCACAAGAAGAAATTGATGTGATTTTGGACAAAATAGCTGAAAAAGGCTACGAGGCTTTAACTAAAGATGAGAAACGGAAGCTTTTCGAATTCAGCAAAAAATAA
- a CDS encoding sterol desaturase family protein, translating into MKKIGRLDKPDNFGTARMFTNPFLEWLTRTNILVPISMFLVFAGVSFYYALTTTSIGLGIGLIITVIGYIAFTFVEYMMHKHFFHMEPSNPVKDKLQYTVHGVHHDYPKDKYRLAMPPFVSAAYAAIFYLVFTLIMGDYALYFLPGFLFGYASYLGFHYLVHALAPPKNFMKVLWVNHAIHHYKDPDVAFGVSTPLWDILLGTMPKK; encoded by the coding sequence ATGAAAAAGATTGGAAGACTAGATAAACCTGACAATTTTGGTACTGCAAGAATGTTTACCAATCCATTTCTGGAATGGTTGACAAGAACGAATATTTTGGTTCCCATTTCCATGTTCTTGGTATTTGCCGGAGTTTCATTTTACTATGCCTTAACCACCACAAGTATTGGCTTGGGCATTGGCTTGATAATTACTGTCATCGGATATATCGCTTTCACCTTTGTGGAATATATGATGCACAAGCATTTTTTCCATATGGAGCCAAGCAATCCTGTGAAAGATAAACTTCAGTATACGGTTCATGGAGTACATCACGATTATCCAAAAGATAAGTACAGATTAGCAATGCCTCCTTTTGTATCGGCTGCCTATGCCGCTATATTTTATCTTGTATTTACCTTGATCATGGGAGATTATGCTTTGTATTTTCTTCCAGGATTCTTATTTGGATATGCTAGTTACCTTGGGTTCCATTATTTGGTTCATGCACTAGCTCCACCAAAAAACTTTATGAAGGTTCTATGGGTGAATCATGCTATTCACCATTATAAAGATCCTGATGTGGCCTTTGGGGTAAGCACTCCACTTTGGGATATTCTTCTCGGGACCATGCCAAAAAAATAA